A genome region from Mercenaria mercenaria strain notata chromosome 11, MADL_Memer_1, whole genome shotgun sequence includes the following:
- the LOC128546771 gene encoding E3 SUMO-protein ligase ZBED1-like produces MKIAAQTAQIPINIGCFAHTLHLASGRALDLKEVHQVLAKMRSVVSLMHRSTTASALLNKKQKMLQLPENKLLIDVRTSWNSSYLMVERFLEQQVTILATLTDDTIRKQPEAKLIQANCVLPNEVRHCEDFLSLMEPLYQATVSLSADHYPTVGLMLPVLKKLKGVYLPEDSDTPFKQKIKQAILKDLEKRYLGENLVEYLEEATVLDPRVKGKAPPAAWERLRDKLIALPVKQELMHVKSEPAESSASDEPALPQLPKPHASSQPELPKVPDLLQTGVATEIKTETPYPVKQRKKSALSFLLDDDEIQISKVEPPLSKQELVNKEISIYREEAKLGSRSNPLQYWKTNALKFPFLSRLVKSYLCTQGSSVASERVFSTAGDIVTATRSCLEPEHVDQLIFLKKNFNEAKDMAIILHNM; encoded by the coding sequence ATGAAAATTGCTGCTCAAACTGCTCAGATACCTATCAATATTGGATGTTTCGCTCATACGCTTCACCTAGCGTCTGGAAGGGCTTTGGATCTGAAAGAGGTTCACCAAGTACTGGCTAAGATGAGATCCGTTGTTTCTTTAATGCATAGAAGCACCACTGCATCAGCTCTCCTAAATAAAAAGCAAAAGATGCTGCAACTCCCAGAGAATAAATTGCTCATCGATGTCAGAACCAGTTGGAACTCTAGCTACCTAATGGTGGAAAGGTTCTTAGAGCAACAAGTAACCATTCTTGCAACACTCACTGATGATACCATCAGAAAACAACCTGAAGCCAAGTTAATTCAGGCAAACTGCGTACTTCCAAATGAAGTACGCCATTGTGAGGACTTCTTGAGTCTTATGGAACCATTGTATCAAGCTACTGTGTCTCTTTCGGCTGATCACTATCCCACAGTTGGGCTGATGTTACCGGTACTTAAGAAACTGAAAGGTGTATACCTTCCAGAGGACAGTGACACTCCCTTCAAGCAGAAAATAAAGCAAGCTATTCTCAAAGACTTGGAGAAAAGGTACTTGGGTGAAAATTTGGTGGAGTATCTTGAAGAGGCAACTGTGCTAGATCCAAGAGTGAAAGGAAAAGCTCCCCCTGCTGCATGGGAAAGACTTCGTGATAAATTGATTGCCTTACCTGTGAAGCAGGAATTGATGCATGTGAAATCAGAGCCAGCTGAATCAAGTGCATCTGATGAACCTGCCTTACCACAATTACCTAAACCACATGCCTCAAGTCAACCTGAGCTTCCAAAGGTCCCCGACTTACTACAGACAGGAGTTGCTACTGAGATCAAGACAGAGACTCCTTACCCTGTTAAGCAAAGAAAAAAGTCTGCCCTGAGCTTCCTTCTTGATGATGACGAAATACAAATTTCCAAGGTAGAGCCCCCTCTGTCAAAGCAAGAACTAGTCAACAAAGAAATTTCAATATACAGAGAAGAGGCTAAATTAGGGTCCAGATCTAACCCCTTACAGTATTGGAAGACGAATGCACTAAAGTTTCCTTTCTTGTCAAGACTTGTGAAATCTTATTTGTGCACACAAGGAAGTTCTGTTGCTTCTGAAAGGGTCTTCTCTACTGCAGGTGATATTGTTACTGCAACAAGATCATGCCTGGAACCTGAACATGTTgatcaattaatatttttgaagaaaaactttAACGAAGCCAAAGATATGGCTATCATTCTTCATAACATGTAA